One Solanum pennellii chromosome 9, SPENNV200 DNA segment encodes these proteins:
- the LOC107029991 gene encoding wall-associated receptor kinase-like 6 produces MAPNYVMMVGLTTLICFSLCFGDDVMLHTHNNLMTKPNCDESCGNVSIPLPFGMTRDCTLHDQFLVTCNYSFPNPQPFLGNSGIEITSISLSGQLKVLQFISRDCYRDGISTNRTKPMIALPSLLTVNNTANSFIAVGCDTYATIHGHYTKFGTESSIPPT; encoded by the coding sequence atGGCTCCTAATTATGTGATGATGGTTGGTCTGACAACATTAATTTGCTTTTCACTATGTTTTGGTGATGATGTTATGTTACATACACACAACAATCTCATGACCAAACCTAATTGCGATGAAAGTTGTGGAAATGTCAGCATCCCTTTACCATTTGGTATGACCCGAGATTGCACACTACACGATCAGTTCCTTGTCACTTGTAATTACTCCTTTCCAAATCCCCAGCCCTTTTTAGGAAACAGCGGCATTGAAATCACAAGCATATCTCTCTCTGGGCAACTTAAGGTCTTACAGTTCATATCCAGAGATTGTTATCGTGATGGGATAAGCACGAATAGAACCAAGCCAATGATAGCTTTACCATCATTGTTAACTGTGAACAACACAGCGAATAGCTTCATTGCGGTTGGCTGTGACACGTATGCCACTATTCATGGTCATTATACCAAGTTTGGAACTGAATCGAGTATCCCCCCTACATAA